A portion of the Cloacibacillus sp. genome contains these proteins:
- a CDS encoding alanine--glyoxylate aminotransferase family protein → MKKYLLTPGPVEVPPEVLQAAGRPLISHRCEEFSELFRRIEEKLHQLFESASPVVILPSSGTGALECAAVNFLSEKDKFISLSCGAFGDRFREIAERTGARGLYADFEPGTAPDAASAAQLVYDNPEAAAILITHNETSTGVTAQLEEIISALPRTESSPLVIVDGVSSVGAIECLPEKWGVDVLCTASQKGLMTPPGLGFVWLSKRALERLSLRRSPSYYFDLKLHLKNMTAKSFANPYTPPVSLYFALDAALDLILKDGKEAWFSKRKKYARAFAAALEAAGFELFVKDPALRSPGLTAFFLKDGQNEAFRSRLSALGVTTAGGQGALSAKLVRAAHYSDWGERELSEIIFAMCAANETDAACPLKKALDLFGA, encoded by the coding sequence TTGAAAAAATATCTGCTCACTCCGGGGCCAGTCGAAGTTCCGCCAGAAGTTTTACAGGCCGCTGGCAGGCCGCTCATAAGCCACCGGTGTGAAGAGTTCTCCGAGCTTTTCAGGCGTATAGAAGAAAAGCTGCACCAGCTTTTTGAGAGCGCGTCGCCCGTGGTCATACTGCCCTCATCGGGTACAGGAGCGCTTGAATGCGCCGCCGTAAATTTTCTGAGCGAAAAAGACAAGTTCATCTCGCTCTCCTGCGGCGCCTTTGGCGACCGTTTTCGCGAGATAGCGGAACGCACCGGCGCGCGCGGCCTCTACGCTGATTTTGAGCCGGGCACCGCCCCCGACGCGGCAAGCGCGGCCCAGCTGGTTTACGACAACCCAGAGGCCGCTGCCATCCTCATTACGCACAACGAGACCTCGACCGGCGTCACCGCACAGCTTGAAGAGATAATATCCGCGCTGCCGCGCACAGAATCTTCCCCTCTTGTCATAGTGGACGGCGTGAGTTCCGTGGGCGCTATAGAATGCCTGCCGGAAAAATGGGGCGTAGACGTGCTCTGCACCGCATCGCAAAAGGGACTGATGACGCCTCCCGGGCTTGGCTTCGTCTGGCTTTCAAAGAGGGCGCTGGAAAGACTATCTTTGAGGCGCTCGCCGAGCTATTATTTTGATTTGAAGCTGCACCTTAAAAACATGACGGCCAAATCATTCGCAAACCCCTACACGCCGCCGGTATCGCTCTATTTTGCGCTTGACGCCGCGCTTGATCTGATATTGAAGGACGGAAAAGAGGCGTGGTTCTCAAAACGTAAAAAATACGCGCGCGCCTTCGCGGCGGCGCTAGAGGCGGCGGGCTTTGAGCTTTTCGTAAAGGACCCCGCGCTTCGTTCTCCGGGCCTTACGGCCTTCTTTCTGAAAGACGGGCAAAACGAGGCTTTCCGAAGCCGGCTTTCCGCGCTTGGAGTGACCACCGCCGGAGGTCAGGGCGCGCTTTCCGCTAAACTGGTGCGAGCCGCCCATTACAGCGACTGGGGCGAGCGCGAGCTTTCAGAAATAATATTTGCCATGTGCGCCGCAAACGAAACCGACGCCGCCTGCCCGCTTAAAAAGGCGCTTGATCTGTTTGGCGCGTGA
- the serA gene encoding phosphoglycerate dehydrogenase — MEPDKKWKILVTEKVGDAGLEILKAAQDVELEIELGLSEEELLEKLSCVDAVLTRSGTSMDAAKIAAAPNLKVIGRAGVGVDNIDLPAASRSGIIVINAPSGNTLAATELTMANMLAVVRRVPQACTSLHNGKWDRSRFTGRQLSGKKLLIIGLGRIGSEVAKRARAFGMEIIAYDPYIPKKKADLLHAELMSDLEGAVSLADVVTIHTPLTKETANMIDADMLRAFKHGAYFVNCARGGIVEEAAVADAVREGRLAGFATDVYTAEPLPANHPFLADDIADKIVITPHIGANTEEAQEEVSRIAATNMLQVLRGEPYLHAVNLPFMEQTLNADQRMYLNLSRKIGVLASKLAQVRGSAAHKCRVTLRGSLFDDEEKRVANQLRPYTIAVLKGMLEVSIGSSVTYMIAPLLAKDRQISVDESYGEAVTYKNTIEVELETEKGSVSLLATITEEGRHRIVRVNDYWVDFVPTGKLLIFQNHDRPGVIGKIGSVLGAAGVNIANFALGRKEGSGLALGALEIDGDTDDRLMEDLIKNGDMVWVAAVDFTKAG; from the coding sequence ATGGAACCTGATAAAAAATGGAAGATACTTGTCACGGAAAAGGTCGGCGACGCGGGCCTTGAAATATTAAAGGCGGCGCAGGACGTAGAGCTTGAGATCGAGCTGGGACTGTCCGAAGAAGAGCTGTTGGAAAAATTAAGCTGCGTTGACGCCGTTCTTACGCGCAGCGGCACCTCAATGGACGCAGCGAAAATAGCGGCCGCGCCGAACCTCAAAGTGATAGGCCGCGCGGGCGTAGGCGTCGACAACATAGACCTCCCCGCCGCCAGCCGAAGCGGCATCATCGTCATAAACGCACCGAGCGGAAACACTCTCGCCGCGACGGAGCTTACGATGGCCAATATGCTCGCAGTCGTGCGCCGCGTTCCTCAGGCCTGCACCTCCCTGCACAACGGAAAATGGGACAGAAGCCGTTTCACCGGACGTCAGTTGAGCGGAAAAAAACTGCTCATCATAGGGCTGGGCAGAATTGGCAGTGAAGTGGCAAAGCGCGCTCGCGCTTTTGGCATGGAGATAATAGCCTACGACCCGTACATCCCAAAGAAAAAGGCCGATTTGCTGCACGCTGAGCTTATGTCCGACCTTGAAGGCGCAGTCTCCCTCGCCGACGTTGTGACGATACACACGCCGCTCACAAAAGAAACGGCCAATATGATAGACGCCGACATGCTGCGCGCCTTCAAGCACGGCGCCTATTTTGTCAACTGCGCGCGCGGCGGCATAGTGGAAGAGGCGGCCGTAGCCGACGCGGTGCGCGAAGGTCGGCTTGCGGGCTTTGCCACCGACGTATATACCGCAGAACCGCTGCCGGCAAATCATCCGTTCCTTGCGGACGACATAGCCGATAAAATAGTGATAACGCCGCACATCGGCGCGAACACGGAGGAGGCGCAGGAGGAGGTCTCCCGCATCGCCGCGACAAATATGCTCCAGGTGCTTCGCGGCGAGCCGTATCTGCACGCCGTAAACCTTCCGTTCATGGAGCAGACGCTCAACGCCGACCAGCGCATGTATTTGAACCTTTCCCGCAAGATAGGAGTGCTCGCCTCAAAGCTTGCGCAGGTGCGCGGCTCCGCCGCGCATAAGTGCCGCGTCACGCTGCGCGGCTCGCTCTTCGACGACGAAGAAAAGCGCGTTGCAAACCAGCTTCGACCTTACACCATCGCGGTGCTGAAAGGAATGCTTGAAGTGAGCATCGGCTCCTCCGTCACCTACATGATAGCGCCGCTGCTTGCCAAAGACCGCCAGATATCCGTGGACGAGAGCTACGGCGAGGCCGTCACCTATAAAAATACGATAGAGGTCGAGCTTGAGACAGAAAAAGGCAGCGTCTCACTGCTTGCTACAATCACGGAAGAGGGCCGTCACCGCATCGTGCGTGTAAACGACTATTGGGTGGACTTCGTACCGACGGGCAAACTGCTCATCTTCCAGAACCACGACCGCCCCGGCGTCATAGGCAAGATAGGAAGCGTTTTGGGCGCAGCCGGCGTCAACATCGCGAACTTCGCGCTCGGCCGCAAAGAGGGCAGCGGACTTGCGCTTGGCGCGCTTGAAATAGACGGCGATACAGACGACAGGCTCATGGAAGACCTTATCAAAAACGGCGACATGGTCTGGGTGGCCGCCGTAGACTTTACAAAGGCGGGCTAA
- a CDS encoding histidine phosphatase family protein, with protein MRFFVIRHGETAWNVEGRFQGQKDIPLNEKGLAQAKLLGERLAGHAFSAVVTSPLKRASVTALEASAHCPKCEFIEDVRLTEINHGNWEGALADEIAEKWPQELRTWHSLPHLVTMPGAGGESLADVQKRALPAVLEMSAKYDGDVLLASHDAVIKALLCYWLDAPLSSFFRIQVPNCSVTVVEVKEGAAPRLLLMGDAAHLGDAFERPEQKGL; from the coding sequence ATGCGGTTCTTTGTCATCAGGCACGGAGAAACGGCGTGGAATGTCGAAGGGCGCTTTCAGGGCCAGAAGGACATCCCTTTAAATGAAAAGGGACTTGCTCAGGCGAAACTTCTGGGCGAAAGGCTAGCTGGACACGCATTTTCGGCCGTCGTCACGAGCCCGCTAAAAAGAGCCTCTGTCACAGCTCTTGAAGCGAGCGCACACTGCCCAAAATGTGAATTTATCGAAGACGTCCGGCTCACGGAGATAAACCACGGGAACTGGGAGGGCGCGCTTGCCGACGAGATAGCCGAAAAATGGCCGCAAGAGCTGCGCACGTGGCACAGCTTGCCGCACCTTGTCACGATGCCCGGCGCGGGCGGAGAGTCGCTTGCCGACGTGCAGAAAAGGGCGCTGCCAGCCGTGCTGGAGATGAGCGCGAAATATGACGGAGACGTGCTGCTTGCCTCGCACGACGCCGTCATCAAGGCGCTGCTCTGCTATTGGCTCGACGCGCCGCTTTCAAGCTTTTTCAGGATACAGGTGCCGAACTGCAGCGTCACGGTCGTTGAAGTAAAAGAGGGCGCCGCTCCCAGGCTTTTGCTTATGGGAGACGCTGCGCATCTTGGTGACGCCTTTGAGCGCCCCGAACAAAAGGGATTGTAG